GGGAGCGGAGAGCACAAGCGACAGCGCAACAGCGCCGGTCAGTACTGAAAACGTATACAAAGAAAAGTATGATCCGGAAGTAACGATATCCACCGTGTGGGGGATTGATCCCGCGGTGACGTTCAAGAACGGGGAAACCATTGAGAACAGCGTAGCAACCAAATGGGCAAAGGAGCAGTTCGGAATCAATATTAATTCACTCTGGTCTGTAACCGATACGAACGGTGCCTTTGCTACGAAAGTGAGATTGTCTATGTCTTCAAGACAGGACATGCCAGATATATTAACGATTGGTGCAGATCAGACACAGCTCGTTCAAGACTTGATTGAGTCTGGAATCTATGGCGAGGTCGGCGAGCTGTTCGACAAGTATGCTTCCGATACATGGAAGGAAGCAATGAATATCGATCCTACCGTTTGGAATGCATATACGCGTGACGGCAAGAAGATGGGAATTCCGGTTCTTGATTACGCTTATAACAATGACTATCTCCTGTGGATCAGACAGGATTGGCTCGACAAGCTGAACTTGAAGGCTCCGACAACGATTGATGAGCTGGAAGCGGTGATGGAAGCCTTCAAGAACAATAACCCAAGCGGACTGTCTCCGGATAAGGTAACACCGCTTAGTATCGGAATCAAAAATTCGATGAATACATGGATGGCTGATCCATCCTGGATCTTTGGTGCCTACGGTACTCTTCCGCAGCAATGGAATATAGGTGAAGACGGCAAGCTGGAATACGGCTCTGTGCATCCAGGAATGAAGCAGGGTCTTCAGAAGCTGAGCGAGTGGTTTGATAAAGGCTATATACCTCAAGAGGTTGCGCTATGGGATGAGAACAAGACGGCGGAGCCTGCCGTAGCCGGTACAGCAGGAATCATTCCAGGTCCTTACTGGATGAGCGGGTGGCCGCTGGTGGATACAGTCAAGAACGACCCAGAAGCCGTATGGAAGCCTTATCCGATTCCTGCGGGTGAAGACGGAACTGCAATGCGTCATGGAACTCATTTCTCAAACGGAGTAACGCTGATTAAGAAAGATATGGAGCATCCAGAGGCTTTCTTCACGTATCAGAATTATTTGTTTGACAATTTTGCAGATCCAGCTGCCGGCAGTGAGCATGATTTTGGCTTGTTTGAAGGGTATGACTATCAACTGGACGCAGACGGTAATCAGGTGAGGTACGATGAGATTGAAGGCGGATATGTCAATGTACTTCGTTACCTGCTCGTCAGAGACGGAGCGAGAATACCGGACGCACAGATGAAGGCACTTCTTAATTTGGCGGATGGTAAAGAAGCCGAAACAAGACTTGAGCGCGAGGTAAAAGCGAACTATGGACTGGAAACACCGGAAGCAGCCAAGGTGCTGATGTCTCAAGAGGATATTTCCTATAAGGATATGTTCACGGGTCCTCCGACAGAAACGATGAAATCCAAGCTCGACTACCTCAACAAAATTGAAAATCAAACGTTTAACGAAATCATATATGGCAACAAGCCTGTCGATGCATTTGATACTTTCGTTGAAACTTGGAAATCCGGCGGAGGAGATCAGATTACCCAGGAAGTGAATGAATGGTATGACAGCGTAAAATAAAGCGTGTGAAATGGAAGCAGCATGCAATCATGTATGCTGCTTTTCTATACCTTATTTCTAGAGAAAGAGTCATTTTTAAATGTAAATAGGAGGGACTTGGATGAGAACATTCAAAAAAACATGGCCATTTCATATCATGCTGCTGCCCGCCATGGTATTTCTATTCCTGTTCAGTTATCTGCCCATGTCCGGAATTGTCATGGCATTCCAGGATTATAAACCGTGGCTCGGAATTGCTGGCTCCGAATGGGTTGGGCTGGATAATTTCCGATACCTGTTTGAACGGGAAGACAGTATGCAGGTCATTTGGAACACGGTAATTATTGCTGTAGCCAAGATGATCTTCAATCTGCTTGTACCGTTCGTATTTGCCATACTGCTTAACGAAGTCCGGAAAGTAGGACTTCAGCGCTCAATCCAGACATTAGTCTACTTGCCACACTTCCTGTCATGGGTCATTCTTGGCGGCATCCTGGTGGATCTGCTCGCTCCCGCAGGACTCTTCAATCGAGTTCTGGGCAGCTTCGGCGTTGATCCGATCCTGTTTCTCGGAGATAACAACTGGTTTCGATTGACGGTTATCATCTCTGATGTATGGAAGGAGTTCGGATACAACACGATTATTTTCCTGGCAGCGCTGGCGGGAATTAACCCTGCACTCTATGAAGCGGCTGAGATGGACGGCGCAAGCCGTTGGAAGCAGACGATCCATATTACTGTACCTTCACTAATACCAATCACCGTTGTTGTCGGTACCCTTGCACTTGGGAACGTCCTGAATGCGGGCTTCGACCAAATCTTCAACCTATACAATCCCCTCGTATATGAAACGGGCGATATTATCGATACCTTTGTGTACAGAACCGCGATACTTAATGGAGAGATGGGCTTTGGTACTGCGATTGGACTGTTTAAATCGGTCATCAGTATGGTGCTGATTCTCATATCTTACAGGCTAGCCTACAAGTGGGCCGGTTATCGTATTTTCTAGATTATATGTACCTGAGAGGGAGGGAGAAACCATGTATCATAAAACAAGATCATACCGCATATTCAGTGCGTTCAATAACCTGTTTCTGATATTGCTTGCCATTCTTTGCATCATACCGCTGATTCATGTGCTTGCCGTATCATTTAGCAGCAAAGCAGCGGCAGATGCCAATCTGGTCTCGCTGATTCCAATCGATTTCTCGCTAGAGGCTTACAAAAAGACGATTAACAATCCAGCCTTTCTGCATTCCATCTGGGTCTCTGTGCTGAGGACCGTCATTGGTACAGCCATCACCTTAATCGTGACTTTTCTCGCTGCTTATCCGCTGTCCAAAGAGAACTCGGCTTTTAAAGGAAGAACGCTGTACTCCTGGATCTTTGTATTCAGCATGATCTTTAACGGAGGACTTGTTCCTTTCTATGAAGTCATTCAAACCCTTCGTCTCATCGATACGTTCTGGGTACTCGTGCTTCCGTCGGCAGTGAACACTTTTCTAGTCATCTTGATGCTGAATTTCTTCAGAGGGATCCCGAAGGAGCTGGAAGAGGCTTCACTAATTGACGGAGCAGGACATTTTAGAACATTATTCTCGATTTATCTGCCGATATCTCTGCCATCTATTGCGACGATCAGCTTGTTCAGTATGGTATTTCATTGGAATTCTTGGTTTGACGGCTTGCTGTATTTGAATGATTCCGGGGACTTTCCGCTCGCAACATTTCTCCAGACGGTCATTATTCAGCGGGATATGAGCACAATGGCTATGAATCCGCAGGAGATGGAACTGATCAGCCAAACCACAGTTAAATCTGCACAGATCTTTATAGGTGCTGCTCCCATTCTGCTTGTGTATCCTTTCCTGCAAAAATACTTTGTTAAAGGGATGACCGTTGGTTCTGTAAAAGGGTGATTTTAAACAATAGAGTGAATCGTGTTTCTGGACGAAAGTTGTTCGGATATGCATCAAAGTGTAAGATATAGAACAGGAATGTAATCGTTTCCAATGGATAGGACAATCGATACGATCGTAAAGGAGTGGGCTTATATGAATAAGAAATATTCACCGTTATTTGCGAAAGCGCCTGTAATGCTGCATGGGGCAGACTACAACCCGGAGCAGTGGCTTCGGTATCCAGAAGTATTGCAAGAGGATATCCGGCTAATGAAGCTTGCTAATTGTAATGTGATGTCTGTCGGTATCTTCTCCTGGGTATCCCTGGAGCCCGAAGAAGGCGTATTTACCTTTGAGTGGCTTGACCAGATATTGGACACCTTTGCCGAGAACGGTATATATGCTCTGCTGGCTACACCAAGTGGTGCAAGACCTGCCTGGATGTCTCAGCAATATCCGGAAGTGCTGAGAGTTGGCAGGAATCGAGTGCGTAATCTCCATGGCTTCCGTCATAATCACTGCTACTCCTCTCCAGTATATAGAGAGAAGGTACACACGATGAACAGCAGGCTTGCTGAGCGATATGCTCATCATCCTGCAGTCATTGGCTGGCATATTTCCAACGAGCTTGGCGGAGACTGCCATTGTGAATATTGTCAGACAGGGTTCCGGGAATGGGTGAAGGAGAAGTATGGAACTCTAGAGGAGCTGAACCATGCCTGGTGGACAACCTTCTGGAGCCATACGTATACGAGCTGGGATCAGATTGAGTCCCCTGCTCCTCATGGAGAGACTCAGGTCCATGCGATGAATCTCGATTGGAAGCGGTATGTTACCGATCGGACCCTTGATTTCCTGCAGCACGAGCTGGCACCGCTCAAAGAAGCGAATCCCGAGCTGCCGGCAACAACCAATTTCATGAGCTACTTTGATGGTCTTGACTACTGGCAATTTGCAGATGTGCTGGATGTATTGTCATGGGACAGTTATCCGACGTGGCATGATGCTCAGGATGACAGCCATCAGGCAATGACTGTTGCACTCATGCATGATATCGTTCGCTCCATTAAAGGCGGCAAACCATTTATGCTGATGGAGAGCACGCCGAGTATGACGAACTGGCAGGAGGTCAGCAAGCTGAAGAAGCCGGGGATGCATCTGTTGTCTTCTCTTCAGGCTGTGGCGCACGGTTCAGATACGGTTCAATATTTTCAGTGGCGTAAGAGCCGGGGCTCCAGTGAGAAGCTGCATGGAGCTGTCGTCGATCATATAGGCAATGAACACACCCGTGTATTCAAGGAAGTAACTGAGGTCGGGGAAGTATTATCCGGTCTTGAAGAGGTTACAGGTACGAGTGTACCTGCGGAAGTGGCAATCATCTTCGACTGGGAGAATCGATGGGCGATCCAAGATTCACAAGGACCTCGTAATGTAGGGATCAAATACGATGAGACGATACAATCCCACTATAAAACATTTTGGGAAAAAGGAATTTCGGTAGATATAATTAACATGGATGCCGACTTTACCCAATACAAGCTGCTCATTGCGCCTATGCTCTATATGGTAAGACCTGGTGTTGGTGAACGCATTGAGGCGTTTGTTCAGAATGGCGGCACCTTCGTCGCTACCTACTGGTCAGGTATCGTAAACGAGAATGATCTCTGTTTCCTTGGCGGCTTCCCCGGACCGCTGCGCAAGACACTCGGCATCTGGTCTGAGGAAATTGACGGACTGCATGATGGACAGGTTAATAAGGTCATAGCTCTAGAAGACAATGTTCTTGGACTCACTGGAGCTTATGAGGCGATAGAGCTGTGTGATCTCATACATCTGGAGACAGCGACGGCAATCGCGGCATATGACAGTGACTTCTATCAAGGCCGTCCGGCACTTACTGTCAATGCACTGGGATCTGGCAAGGCGTATTACATTGCTTCACGCAATACAGCTCCATTCCATCAAGACTTTTATAATCTAGTAATTACAGAGCTTAGCATCACCCAGGCGATTAGCGGGGAATACCCTCAAGGTGTAACAGCCCATGTGCGAACAGATGGTCAGACGGACTATGTCTTCCTGCAGAACTACACAGATGAGATCCAATTTATGCCTTTGGATGAGCGGTCCTATACGGAGATCGGTACTTCATTGACCGGAGCAGATGGGGAGGACACATTTGCAGAGAGGGTAAAAATAGCCCCTTACGGAATTCGCATTTTGAAACGTCCTTCTAGGTAAATGGATTAAATTGATTTTTTATTAGAAAATAGGAAATACAGCTCTCTAACGATTGGCATTTACTTTATCCCGTAAACTGCTGTCGAGGAGAGCTTTTTTATGTAAGGTTTAGAAGGAATATGAGGGTTGTATCTCGAAATCACAGTTCATGAATGCTTTGACTACATCTCACGGGAGGGACCTACATGATACAGCGCAATCTTGACGGAAACAGCATTATTATTCGGCTCGAAATGAAGACCAAGACCATTAATTTTGGTGAAGTGGCATCTGCAATCTCGCAGGCCGGAGGAGATATCGTTGCCATTGACGTAATTTCCACTAACCAGGATATTACCGTTCGAGATTTGACTGTTGCGGTTTCTCATGCAGATGATAACAAAAAGATTGTAGAGACAGTCCGAAATCTTAATGGAGTCTCTATTATCAACGTATCCGACCGTACCTTTCTGCTGCATTTGGGCGGCAAAATTGAAATCGCTCCCAAATCACCAATTAACAACCGAGAGGATTTGTCGAGAGTATATACGCCGGACGTGGCCAGAGTATGTAATGCAATTGCGGAGGAGCCGCAGAAGGCATATTCTTTAACGATCAAAAGAAATACGGTAGCTGTTGTATCCGATGGAAGTGCAGTACTCGGTCTTGGTAATATTGGTCCAAGAGCTGCAATGCCCGTAATGGAAGGTAAAGCGATGCTGTTCAAGCAGCTTGCGGGAGTAGATGCTTTTCCGATCTGCCTGGAAACGCAGGATACAGAAGAGATTATTCGGACGATCAAAGCGATATCACCGGCTTTTGGCGGTATTAATCTCGAAGATATTTCTTCTCCTCGCTGCTTTGAGATTGAACGGAGACTTAATGAGGAGCTGGATATTCCTGTCTTTCACGATGATCAGCACGGTACAGCGGTCGTATTATATGCAGGACTGATTAATGCACTGAAGCTGGTCGGCAAATCCATCGAGAATACGAAGATTGTCGTATGCGGTATTGGAGCAGCTGGAGTAGCCTGCAGTAACATCTTGTTATCTGCCGGAGCCAAAAATTTGATTGGGGTTGACCGCGAGGGAGCTCTTGTAAGAACAGAAGCCTATGATAATCCGATCTGGCAGGATTATGCCAAGCGGACAAACCCTAATCTTCAGACCGGCTCACTTCATGAGGTTATTAAGGATGCGGATATCTTCATTGGTCTCTCTAGAGGGAATTTGCTTACAAGAGAGCACATCATGACGATGGCGGAGGACCCGATTGTATTTGCGATGGCCAATCCGGTACCCGAAATTATGCCGAATGAAGTAGAGGATATCGTAGCGGTTATGGCCACAGGGAGATCCGATTATCCGAACCAGATTAATAATGTGCTATGCTTCCCTGGAATGTTCCGTGCCGCACTGGACTGCAGAGCGAGCGAAATTAATGAAGCGATGAAGCTGGCAGCTGCAACGGCCATTGCTTCCTCTATATCGGATGAGGAACGGACGAAGTATTATATTATTCCTAGTGTTTTTAATGATCGAGTTGTCAAATCCATTCGTGAGCGGGTCATTGAGGCGGCTCTTCAGACGGGAGTAGCGAGAAGAGTGCCAAGGAAGAGCAGTGATATTTCTGGTTAATCGTGCATTTTCTTCGAAAATGCTTAGCGTTAGGAATATGCTAAATATATAAGAAGAGCCCTGGTTAACCTGCAAGTGCTTGCAGAGGAATCAGGGCTCTTTTTGTATTCTTAGGTCAGCCGCACCGTCTGGCAGGCTATTAATTAACGGTGATTTTTATCTGATTTATGAGCCTGCGGGCTGTCCATCAGAGACATTACACTGTAATCTTCTTCTGGGTAAAGGGAGAATGCATCGGCGATGAGCCAGCTTCCATCCTCTGATTTGACCATATAGTACATCCCTGTCAGATCGCCTTCAATATCTGACTCTTCGGCATGAACAATAGCGGTATTCCCATCATACTGAACGACATTAATAGAAGAAGCGGAGAGATCATAGTCTACCTCGTTCAGATAGCCGGTATCAAA
This sequence is a window from Paenibacillus urinalis. Protein-coding genes within it:
- a CDS encoding extracellular solute-binding protein, giving the protein MGFRWKRSTLSVLAVTMAASVGLMGCSGRGAESTSDSATAPVSTENVYKEKYDPEVTISTVWGIDPAVTFKNGETIENSVATKWAKEQFGININSLWSVTDTNGAFATKVRLSMSSRQDMPDILTIGADQTQLVQDLIESGIYGEVGELFDKYASDTWKEAMNIDPTVWNAYTRDGKKMGIPVLDYAYNNDYLLWIRQDWLDKLNLKAPTTIDELEAVMEAFKNNNPSGLSPDKVTPLSIGIKNSMNTWMADPSWIFGAYGTLPQQWNIGEDGKLEYGSVHPGMKQGLQKLSEWFDKGYIPQEVALWDENKTAEPAVAGTAGIIPGPYWMSGWPLVDTVKNDPEAVWKPYPIPAGEDGTAMRHGTHFSNGVTLIKKDMEHPEAFFTYQNYLFDNFADPAAGSEHDFGLFEGYDYQLDADGNQVRYDEIEGGYVNVLRYLLVRDGARIPDAQMKALLNLADGKEAETRLEREVKANYGLETPEAAKVLMSQEDISYKDMFTGPPTETMKSKLDYLNKIENQTFNEIIYGNKPVDAFDTFVETWKSGGGDQITQEVNEWYDSVK
- a CDS encoding ABC transporter permease, encoding MRTFKKTWPFHIMLLPAMVFLFLFSYLPMSGIVMAFQDYKPWLGIAGSEWVGLDNFRYLFEREDSMQVIWNTVIIAVAKMIFNLLVPFVFAILLNEVRKVGLQRSIQTLVYLPHFLSWVILGGILVDLLAPAGLFNRVLGSFGVDPILFLGDNNWFRLTVIISDVWKEFGYNTIIFLAALAGINPALYEAAEMDGASRWKQTIHITVPSLIPITVVVGTLALGNVLNAGFDQIFNLYNPLVYETGDIIDTFVYRTAILNGEMGFGTAIGLFKSVISMVLILISYRLAYKWAGYRIF
- a CDS encoding carbohydrate ABC transporter permease → MYHKTRSYRIFSAFNNLFLILLAILCIIPLIHVLAVSFSSKAAADANLVSLIPIDFSLEAYKKTINNPAFLHSIWVSVLRTVIGTAITLIVTFLAAYPLSKENSAFKGRTLYSWIFVFSMIFNGGLVPFYEVIQTLRLIDTFWVLVLPSAVNTFLVILMLNFFRGIPKELEEASLIDGAGHFRTLFSIYLPISLPSIATISLFSMVFHWNSWFDGLLYLNDSGDFPLATFLQTVIIQRDMSTMAMNPQEMELISQTTVKSAQIFIGAAPILLVYPFLQKYFVKGMTVGSVKG
- a CDS encoding beta-galactosidase, with the translated sequence MNKKYSPLFAKAPVMLHGADYNPEQWLRYPEVLQEDIRLMKLANCNVMSVGIFSWVSLEPEEGVFTFEWLDQILDTFAENGIYALLATPSGARPAWMSQQYPEVLRVGRNRVRNLHGFRHNHCYSSPVYREKVHTMNSRLAERYAHHPAVIGWHISNELGGDCHCEYCQTGFREWVKEKYGTLEELNHAWWTTFWSHTYTSWDQIESPAPHGETQVHAMNLDWKRYVTDRTLDFLQHELAPLKEANPELPATTNFMSYFDGLDYWQFADVLDVLSWDSYPTWHDAQDDSHQAMTVALMHDIVRSIKGGKPFMLMESTPSMTNWQEVSKLKKPGMHLLSSLQAVAHGSDTVQYFQWRKSRGSSEKLHGAVVDHIGNEHTRVFKEVTEVGEVLSGLEEVTGTSVPAEVAIIFDWENRWAIQDSQGPRNVGIKYDETIQSHYKTFWEKGISVDIINMDADFTQYKLLIAPMLYMVRPGVGERIEAFVQNGGTFVATYWSGIVNENDLCFLGGFPGPLRKTLGIWSEEIDGLHDGQVNKVIALEDNVLGLTGAYEAIELCDLIHLETATAIAAYDSDFYQGRPALTVNALGSGKAYYIASRNTAPFHQDFYNLVITELSITQAISGEYPQGVTAHVRTDGQTDYVFLQNYTDEIQFMPLDERSYTEIGTSLTGADGEDTFAERVKIAPYGIRILKRPSR
- a CDS encoding NAD-dependent malic enzyme, whose translation is MIQRNLDGNSIIIRLEMKTKTINFGEVASAISQAGGDIVAIDVISTNQDITVRDLTVAVSHADDNKKIVETVRNLNGVSIINVSDRTFLLHLGGKIEIAPKSPINNREDLSRVYTPDVARVCNAIAEEPQKAYSLTIKRNTVAVVSDGSAVLGLGNIGPRAAMPVMEGKAMLFKQLAGVDAFPICLETQDTEEIIRTIKAISPAFGGINLEDISSPRCFEIERRLNEELDIPVFHDDQHGTAVVLYAGLINALKLVGKSIENTKIVVCGIGAAGVACSNILLSAGAKNLIGVDREGALVRTEAYDNPIWQDYAKRTNPNLQTGSLHEVIKDADIFIGLSRGNLLTREHIMTMAEDPIVFAMANPVPEIMPNEVEDIVAVMATGRSDYPNQINNVLCFPGMFRAALDCRASEINEAMKLAAATAIASSISDEERTKYYIIPSVFNDRVVKSIRERVIEAALQTGVARRVPRKSSDISG